A DNA window from Candidatus Sulfidibacterium hydrothermale contains the following coding sequences:
- a CDS encoding c-type cytochrome: MKKLFVLIFMVAMGGFLLSSCGGNAQKGEKSTAAVKKAKTEKTYVANLENGKKVYNKVCIACHMTGVAGAPALKDKARWTEIAAKGLKQLHHDAISGFTGKYGVMPARGSCTDCSDQDLYDAVAYMLKTAGVTAK, encoded by the coding sequence ATGAAAAAATTATTTGTACTTATCTTTATGGTAGCCATGGGTGGCTTCCTTTTGTCGAGTTGCGGCGGTAACGCACAAAAAGGTGAAAAATCAACGGCAGCAGTAAAAAAGGCTAAAACGGAGAAAACATATGTTGCCAATCTGGAAAATGGTAAAAAAGTATACAATAAAGTGTGTATTGCCTGCCATATGACCGGTGTAGCTGGCGCTCCGGCGTTGAAAGACAAAGCCCGGTGGACCGAAATTGCGGCTAAAGGATTGAAACAATTGCATCATGATGCCATTAGTGGTTTTACCGGAAAATATGGTGTAATGCCGGCTCGTGGAAGTTGTACTGACTGCTCTGATCAAGACTTGTACGATGCAGTAGCTTATATGTTGAAAACAGCTGGTGTAACGGCCAAATAA
- the nosZ gene encoding Sec-dependent nitrous-oxide reductase, which produces MKKFKQYTSLFMVVLLVGFGMVFTGCGGKKQKATEVGAPRGNESFGDVVSRRGLTADDVLAAAKTYTPDHLKDEYVAINSGGQEGNMPTYLVPSMRLVKYTPTNTRQPYDGYGYSAETYDLMKTGFIDGEEILWGDTHHPGFSETNGDYDGKWIVINDKANPRIYVVDLKDFEVKQVVINPIFRSDHGGAFFTPNSEYILEATQYPAPYDHKYHPLNDVNFRKYWRGGLTYWAFDDKKGRIDEKKSFTFELPPYTQDLSDAGKNATYGWGFTNSFCTEMYIGGDMQGRPPFEAGCSSRDVDYLHVTNWKKAEELIKAGKIRTKMVNGMRVIPISESIKHGLLYLIPEPKSPHGVDVDPTGDYIIVAGKLDSHAWVYSWAKIKKAIETKDFEGKDSYGIPIIALKTALHGSVEVGLGPLHNQFDPKKGIIYTSVYVDSWTTKWNYLTLKVLDHVSSNYNIGHLVSAHGDTKHPQGKYLIELDKLSIDRFNPVGPLHPQNHQLIDISGPKMKIIYDLPLPMGEPHYTVMMNVNLLKPIDKYPVGTDIVTLKKAPYATEAGKEYTKRYGNTVEVFGTINDGKVTPANISVNQGNHVLIHLTNTGQSKLDHYVYEIASYDKEYRWRPGETATLDFVADKAGMYPLLLDKIHSPEGRQLQGYLAVKYNAKAENARLLAFSKRIQKDNEMQKFQPSAIELKNLLPGELEFLNYGCTACHKFGKDFNGPDLLMVDKRRSDAWLKSWIMHPEKHRKEADIEAMRQKYKLAMPNQNVSEQDIGKIIEYLKAKSAQVLKQQQENNK; this is translated from the coding sequence ATGAAAAAATTCAAACAATATACCAGCCTCTTTATGGTTGTTCTGCTCGTTGGCTTTGGTATGGTTTTTACCGGTTGCGGCGGTAAAAAACAAAAAGCAACAGAAGTAGGAGCACCCAGAGGTAATGAATCATTTGGCGATGTGGTAAGCCGCAGAGGCCTTACCGCCGATGATGTTTTGGCTGCTGCCAAAACGTACACTCCCGATCATCTGAAAGATGAATACGTTGCTATTAACTCAGGCGGACAGGAAGGAAATATGCCAACTTATTTGGTGCCTTCCATGCGCTTGGTAAAATATACTCCGACCAATACCCGTCAGCCTTATGATGGTTATGGCTATTCCGCTGAAACTTATGATCTGATGAAAACCGGCTTTATTGATGGTGAAGAAATCCTTTGGGGTGATACCCACCATCCGGGTTTTTCTGAAACCAATGGCGATTACGACGGAAAATGGATCGTAATTAATGATAAAGCCAATCCGCGGATTTATGTCGTTGATCTGAAGGATTTTGAAGTAAAACAAGTGGTGATTAACCCGATCTTCAGAAGCGATCACGGTGGCGCTTTCTTTACTCCGAATTCAGAGTATATTTTGGAAGCTACCCAGTATCCGGCTCCTTACGATCATAAATATCATCCGTTGAATGATGTAAACTTCCGGAAATACTGGAGAGGTGGTCTTACCTATTGGGCCTTTGATGACAAAAAAGGAAGAATTGATGAAAAGAAATCCTTTACTTTTGAGTTGCCTCCTTATACGCAAGACCTTTCTGATGCCGGTAAAAATGCTACTTATGGCTGGGGATTTACCAACTCATTTTGTACAGAAATGTATATTGGTGGCGATATGCAGGGACGTCCTCCGTTTGAAGCCGGATGTTCTTCACGTGATGTGGACTATTTGCATGTGACCAATTGGAAAAAAGCAGAAGAGTTAATTAAAGCCGGAAAAATTAGAACCAAGATGGTGAACGGTATGCGGGTAATCCCCATTAGCGAATCCATCAAACACGGTTTGCTTTACCTGATCCCTGAACCGAAATCACCGCACGGTGTGGATGTGGATCCGACGGGTGATTATATCATCGTAGCCGGTAAACTCGACTCCCATGCATGGGTTTATTCCTGGGCTAAAATCAAAAAAGCCATTGAAACAAAAGATTTTGAAGGAAAAGACTCTTATGGTATTCCGATTATTGCTTTGAAAACGGCTTTGCATGGTAGTGTGGAAGTCGGTCTGGGACCGTTGCACAACCAGTTTGACCCGAAAAAAGGAATTATTTACACTTCGGTATACGTGGATTCCTGGACAACTAAATGGAATTACCTGACGCTGAAAGTGCTTGACCATGTTTCTTCAAACTATAACATTGGACACCTCGTTTCGGCACATGGTGACACCAAACATCCGCAAGGCAAATATCTCATTGAGCTGGATAAACTTTCCATTGACCGCTTTAATCCGGTGGGACCATTGCATCCGCAGAACCACCAGTTGATCGATATCAGCGGTCCGAAAATGAAAATCATTTACGATTTGCCGTTGCCTATGGGTGAGCCTCACTATACAGTGATGATGAATGTCAATTTGCTGAAGCCGATTGATAAGTATCCTGTCGGAACAGATATTGTTACACTGAAAAAAGCACCCTACGCTACTGAAGCCGGAAAAGAATATACCAAACGGTATGGCAATACGGTGGAAGTATTTGGTACAATTAATGACGGAAAAGTAACGCCGGCAAATATTTCGGTAAATCAGGGAAATCATGTACTGATCCATCTGACCAATACCGGACAGTCGAAACTCGATCATTATGTTTACGAAATTGCTTCGTATGATAAAGAGTATCGTTGGCGTCCGGGCGAAACGGCTACGCTTGATTTTGTGGCTGATAAAGCCGGGATGTACCCGTTGTTGTTAGATAAGATTCATTCTCCGGAAGGCCGTCAGCTGCAGGGTTACCTGGCTGTAAAATACAACGCCAAAGCTGAAAATGCCCGTCTGTTGGCTTTCTCTAAACGTATCCAGAAAGACAACGAAATGCAGAAATTCCAGCCTTCGGCTATTGAGTTGAAAAACCTGTTGCCGGGCGAATTGGAATTCCTCAACTACGGTTGTACAGCATGTCATAAATTCGGTAAAGATTTCAATGGTCCGGACTTGTTAATGGTGGACAAACGGCGTAGTGATGCCTGGTTGAAATCATGGATTATGCATCCTGAAAAACACCGGAAAGAAGCAGATATCGAAGCGATGCGTCAGAAATATAAACTGGCCATGCCGAACCAGAATGTTTCTGAACAGGATATCGGAAAGATCATTGAATATCTGAAAGCCAAATCGGCTCAGGTGCTGAAACAACAGCAGGAAAACAACAAATAA
- a CDS encoding cytochrome C, whose translation MMLISRRFLVLSLVFLLMASAGVPVKAQQTLNEVKKERGLSDADVLAAVKTFMPRGGRDEYFGFVGTGNSGTMIVYGIPSMRIYKYVGVFSPEPWQGYGYDDESSLLLKKASLDDKIDWYGDMRFPALSETNGKYDGKHLFYSDGANSRIAMLDLEDFETKQVLSHPLFISCYPEVAVTPNTDWVIQTSQYPSTWNMRTVDLKKDYDKKMKSGITFWYFHNVKKATKTGHAGRILKEKSITLELPPYTLGYFDVGKMVGDGLLVGLADKGSKHYAYVVDYKKVIGMKTTEVNNFAVVPLDEALKANAIALIELPAKANILKITPKGKYFITVDDQTNVFDFAKVKNALVNKTYAGKADGGIPVIDTKKVLHGTMDFGGPVIDVAFEYRPDIAYASLHDAKKIVRWNYETLKKTGELTLDFHPSYLMVPQGLSETPHSNYLTAVDKEVLYKNLQSVGPVRPSAQHLIDISGDKMHDLYTMTLPQCNMYGSVAVLRTTIKPIIRYPTGTNSRTGEISPFKTVAGKEKIERKGNRVHVFGTLIRSHITPEIVEVNQGDIVTFHLTNLELAEDETHGFTIDTYGKHGSFEPGKTASLTFVADRAGAFPYYCTEFCSALHLEMEGILMVKPKNYKSTGGSGEIQLTAKELAGYKKNYEEKLKVIAQTQDVINGVVKWLKENHYENHPYVKALVQDAVAQLNKAAVPKQNYEKFAKEGKWKQAFLWAEQYFQYQVKAADAGLRAKKLLKEKLEGIK comes from the coding sequence ATGATGTTAATTTCAAGACGTTTTCTCGTGTTGAGTCTTGTCTTTCTGCTGATGGCATCAGCCGGAGTTCCGGTTAAAGCCCAGCAGACGCTCAACGAGGTGAAAAAAGAACGTGGCTTGTCCGATGCCGATGTACTGGCTGCGGTCAAAACCTTTATGCCGCGAGGAGGCCGTGACGAGTATTTTGGGTTTGTGGGAACCGGTAACTCCGGAACCATGATCGTTTACGGAATCCCCTCAATGCGTATTTACAAATACGTGGGTGTATTTTCTCCCGAACCCTGGCAGGGATATGGTTACGACGACGAAAGTTCGTTGTTGCTGAAAAAAGCTTCGCTGGACGATAAAATCGATTGGTACGGCGATATGCGTTTTCCTGCACTTTCCGAAACCAACGGAAAATATGATGGAAAACACCTGTTCTATTCCGACGGGGCTAATTCGCGTATTGCCATGCTCGACCTCGAAGACTTTGAGACCAAACAGGTGCTGAGCCACCCGCTCTTTATTTCCTGTTATCCCGAAGTGGCCGTTACCCCTAATACCGACTGGGTTATTCAAACCAGCCAGTATCCCTCCACCTGGAACATGAGAACGGTCGACCTGAAAAAAGATTACGACAAAAAAATGAAGTCGGGAATTACCTTCTGGTATTTCCACAATGTAAAAAAAGCAACCAAAACGGGTCATGCCGGCCGTATTTTAAAGGAGAAATCCATTACGCTGGAATTACCTCCTTATACCCTTGGTTATTTTGATGTGGGTAAAATGGTAGGTGACGGACTTTTGGTTGGACTGGCTGACAAAGGCAGTAAACATTATGCCTATGTAGTGGATTACAAAAAAGTAATTGGCATGAAAACCACAGAAGTCAATAACTTTGCTGTGGTTCCGCTTGATGAAGCCTTAAAAGCCAATGCCATTGCATTGATTGAACTGCCGGCTAAAGCCAATATTTTAAAAATCACTCCCAAAGGCAAATATTTCATTACCGTGGATGATCAAACCAATGTGTTTGATTTTGCCAAAGTGAAAAATGCCTTGGTGAATAAAACTTATGCCGGAAAAGCCGATGGCGGTATTCCGGTAATCGATACCAAAAAAGTATTGCATGGCACCATGGATTTCGGCGGCCCCGTGATTGACGTGGCTTTCGAATATCGTCCTGATATTGCTTATGCTTCGTTGCATGATGCGAAAAAAATTGTTCGCTGGAACTATGAAACCCTGAAAAAAACCGGAGAACTGACCCTGGATTTCCATCCTTCCTACTTAATGGTGCCTCAGGGACTGTCAGAAACCCCTCATTCCAACTACCTGACGGCAGTGGATAAAGAGGTTCTTTATAAAAATCTGCAAAGTGTAGGTCCGGTTCGTCCCAGTGCCCAGCATCTGATTGATATTTCAGGTGACAAAATGCACGATTTATACACCATGACCTTACCGCAGTGTAATATGTATGGTTCGGTGGCGGTATTGCGTACTACCATTAAACCGATTATTCGGTATCCCACCGGAACCAACTCCAGAACCGGCGAAATTTCACCTTTCAAAACGGTGGCCGGAAAAGAAAAAATTGAACGTAAAGGAAACCGTGTTCACGTATTCGGAACCCTTATCCGTTCACACATTACCCCTGAAATTGTAGAAGTAAATCAGGGTGATATTGTTACGTTCCACCTGACCAACCTTGAGCTGGCAGAGGACGAAACCCACGGATTTACCATTGATACCTACGGTAAACACGGTAGCTTCGAACCGGGTAAAACCGCTTCGTTGACCTTTGTGGCCGACCGTGCAGGTGCATTCCCGTACTATTGTACCGAATTCTGTTCGGCCTTGCACCTCGAAATGGAAGGTATCTTGATGGTGAAACCGAAAAATTACAAATCCACAGGTGGCTCCGGCGAAATTCAGCTGACAGCAAAAGAGCTGGCCGGGTATAAGAAAAATTACGAAGAAAAACTGAAAGTGATTGCCCAAACCCAGGATGTAATCAATGGAGTGGTGAAATGGTTGAAAGAAAACCATTATGAAAACCATCCGTATGTAAAAGCACTGGTACAGGATGCTGTGGCTCAGTTGAACAAAGCAGCTGTTCCGAAACAGAACTATGAAAAATTTGCTAAAGAAGGCAAATGGAAACAGGCATTCCTGTGGGCCGAGCAGTATTTCCAATATCAGGTGAAAGCTGCTGATGCCGGTTTGCGTGCTAAAAAACTGTTGAAAGAAAAACTGGAAGGCATTAAGTAA
- a CDS encoding c-type cytochrome: MKKITILFFGLFLLAGMLSSCVSDKNDPGYAYMGKYDMYYTKFDKAYAPSNVLPNGQVNQPAPAGAVARNSTYFPYHPKNIAEKVADQAKAGVELKNPIQPTPENLKEGKRQYDIFCADCHGFDAKGNGHLYAAKLFPAKPRDLTGSYVQNMPDGTIYFIITEGSISGLMGPHGVQVTPENRWKIVNYLRSIVKK; the protein is encoded by the coding sequence ATGAAAAAGATAACGATTCTATTTTTTGGTCTTTTCCTTTTGGCCGGGATGCTTTCGTCCTGTGTCAGCGATAAAAATGATCCGGGTTATGCTTACATGGGAAAATACGATATGTATTATACCAAATTTGATAAAGCGTACGCGCCGAGTAACGTTTTGCCCAACGGCCAGGTAAATCAGCCTGCTCCTGCCGGTGCGGTGGCCCGGAACAGTACCTATTTCCCGTATCATCCGAAAAATATTGCCGAAAAGGTGGCCGATCAGGCAAAAGCCGGTGTGGAACTGAAAAATCCGATTCAGCCCACTCCTGAAAATTTAAAAGAAGGAAAACGGCAGTATGATATCTTTTGTGCTGATTGTCATGGGTTTGATGCTAAAGGAAACGGCCATTTGTATGCTGCCAAACTTTTTCCGGCCAAGCCGCGTGACTTAACGGGAAGTTATGTGCAAAACATGCCTGATGGTACAATCTACTTTATCATTACAGAAGGTTCTATATCTGGTTTGATGGGGCCGCACGGGGTGCAGGTTACCCCCGAAAATCGTTGGAAAATCGTGAATTATTTGCGTTCGATTGTTAAAAAATAA
- a CDS encoding DUF3341 domain-containing protein, with protein sequence MNNQAQILGVFDDPDVVTDAVKKLLDNGVKVKDVYSPFPLEHVWDLLKLKTRIPYATFVYGALGTASVFAFLYWSSVISYPLTFGGKPHNSLSFVILMFVLTILSGVIFTLATLLIREKMWPGKKAPMPDPRSMDDKFVIVIEKDENMDENTVRQIDELLKKSGAVEVNVSNV encoded by the coding sequence ATGAATAATCAAGCTCAAATACTCGGCGTTTTTGATGACCCGGATGTGGTAACCGATGCCGTGAAAAAACTGCTCGACAACGGAGTGAAAGTAAAAGATGTCTATTCTCCTTTTCCGTTGGAACATGTTTGGGATTTATTAAAACTGAAAACACGGATTCCGTATGCTACTTTTGTTTACGGTGCACTCGGAACGGCTTCGGTCTTTGCTTTTCTGTATTGGTCATCGGTGATTAGTTATCCGCTTACTTTTGGCGGGAAACCGCATAATTCACTTTCTTTTGTGATTTTGATGTTTGTTTTGACCATCCTTTCCGGGGTTATCTTCACATTGGCTACGCTTTTGATTCGCGAAAAAATGTGGCCGGGGAAAAAAGCCCCTATGCCCGATCCCCGTTCCATGGATGATAAGTTTGTCATTGTGATTGAAAAAGATGAAAATATGGATGAAAACACGGTTCGTCAAATCGATGAATTGTTGAAAAAAAGTGGTGCCGTGGAGGTCAATGTAAGCAATGTATAA
- the nrfD gene encoding NrfD/PsrC family molybdoenzyme membrane anchor subunit: MYNIKVRGVLIEGNKRYHDITRDITNPLLSKTTPAWWWAAAFISSAMLAWGVWGFYNTIANGIGTWGLNNSVSWGWAIINFVWWIGIGHAGTAFSIFLLVLHQKWRTSINRAAEAMTIFAVMAAGMFPLIHMGRIWDGFFIFPYPNTRGPLWDNFNSPLFWDVVAISTYLTASFLFWYVGMMPDFATIRERTTSKVKKAIYNVLSFGWLGSARGWLRFESAALLMGGLTAPLVVSVHSIVATDFAAGVVPGWHSTIFPPFFVVGAIFSGFAMVLTMMIIVRKVYKYEEYVTQRHLDAIARVLTFVSLIMGVAYISEIFIAWYSDSPYEMFVFFKNRTVGEYAFEYWAMITFNAIVPQLFWFKKVRKNITMVFIISIFINIGMWYERFVIVVTSLSKTWLPATWHGYHPTVTEVAIYVGTMGFFILGILLFLRFLPMMAISELKGVLKETSIVTENSENHE; encoded by the coding sequence ATGTATAATATTAAAGTCAGAGGCGTATTAATTGAAGGAAATAAGCGATACCACGATATTACGCGTGATATTACCAATCCTTTGCTGAGTAAGACAACGCCGGCCTGGTGGTGGGCTGCTGCCTTTATCTCCAGTGCCATGCTGGCCTGGGGTGTTTGGGGCTTTTACAACACCATTGCCAATGGAATTGGAACCTGGGGATTAAATAACAGCGTTTCATGGGGATGGGCGATCATTAACTTTGTTTGGTGGATTGGTATTGGACATGCCGGAACGGCCTTTTCCATCTTTTTGCTGGTACTGCATCAAAAATGGAGAACCTCCATTAACCGGGCAGCCGAAGCCATGACCATTTTTGCAGTGATGGCTGCCGGAATGTTCCCGTTGATCCACATGGGACGAATCTGGGACGGATTTTTTATTTTCCCTTATCCCAATACCCGTGGCCCGTTGTGGGATAACTTCAACTCTCCTCTGTTTTGGGATGTGGTGGCGATTAGTACTTATCTGACGGCTTCATTCCTGTTTTGGTATGTGGGGATGATGCCCGATTTTGCGACTATTCGCGAAAGAACCACTTCTAAAGTTAAAAAAGCCATTTACAACGTATTGAGTTTTGGCTGGCTGGGATCGGCCCGTGGTTGGTTGCGTTTTGAATCGGCAGCCCTTTTGATGGGCGGATTAACAGCTCCGCTGGTTGTTTCGGTTCACTCTATTGTGGCCACCGACTTTGCAGCCGGTGTGGTTCCCGGATGGCATTCTACCATTTTCCCCCCGTTTTTTGTGGTGGGCGCCATCTTTTCCGGATTTGCCATGGTGCTGACCATGATGATCATTGTCCGGAAAGTATATAAATACGAAGAGTACGTTACCCAACGACATTTGGATGCAATTGCCCGTGTGCTGACTTTTGTTTCTCTCATCATGGGAGTAGCTTATATTTCAGAAATTTTTATTGCCTGGTATTCCGACTCGCCTTACGAAATGTTTGTCTTTTTCAAAAACCGTACGGTGGGCGAATATGCTTTTGAATACTGGGCCATGATTACTTTTAATGCCATTGTTCCTCAGCTTTTCTGGTTTAAAAAGGTTAGAAAAAATATTACAATGGTTTTCATTATCAGTATCTTCATTAATATCGGGATGTGGTACGAACGTTTTGTGATTGTGGTCACCTCATTGTCAAAGACCTGGTTGCCGGCTACCTGGCATGGTTATCATCCCACAGTAACAGAAGTGGCTATTTATGTAGGTACCATGGGATTTTTTATTCTCGGTATCCTGCTGTTCTTGCGCTTCTTGCCTATGATGGCCATCAGTGAACTGAAAGGCGTGTTGAAAGAAACCAGTATTGTTACAGAAAACTCGGAAAATCATGAATAA
- a CDS encoding Fe-S-cluster-containing hydrogenase, whose translation MEKKYWQSLENYKELKKNRVSEKEAMPEFSIEGLEESEVKGKSSRRDFLKMMGFSVGAVALVSSCQMPVRKAIPLLNRPQELTPGVPNYYASTFFDGDEYCSILVKTRESRPIKIEGNELSPISQRGTTARVQASVLDLYDDARLKGPVKNGKQTDWKTIDKEIQAQLNTLKTEGKSVILLTSTIISPTTRKLIGDFIQAYPHVKWVQYDTLPLSAMRQANQTNFGKAVIPYYHFENADVMVGFNADFLGTWLMPVTFSKQFAKGRKIKDGQTKMSRLYQFETNMSLTGSNADYRYQIKPSEEAAVLLKLYNTLAKKTGNTLYPAPSVKTDVKRVAADLLRSKGKSLVVSGTNDLQIQLIVNAINALLDNYGKTIDLNTPVYLKQGQEKEMKAALKEMQSGKAGGILFYNVNPAYDCVHAPDLAKAVKKLPLKVSFASTMDETAALCDYVCPDNNYLESWNDAEPAAGFYSFTQPAIRPIFDTRQFQESLLTWMGAKQSFSDYLENNWKTTYYPKQKEYSSFDKFWFKCKQDGVFYLAETETAQPAFKPARLKVSRPAAKGLELALYEKIAMGTGKHANNPWLQEMPDPVSTATWDNYVTVSPAYADAQGLKQEDVVKINGKIELPVLIQPGQTEGTIGIAVGYGRTHAGKVGDGIGKNVFHLLNTDGGTKKLLGTSVTLTKTSKTYPLALTQTHHVMEGRPIVRETVLGEFIKNPAAGNEEHEKFLKSENFSLYPEPKFDAFQWGLSIDLNSCTGCSNCLISCQAENNVAVVGKEQVKLGRIMHWIRIDRYYSEMADDPEVFHMPVMCQQCDNAPCENVCPVAATTHSDEGLNQMAYNRCIGTRYCMNNCPYKVRRFNWYEYVNNNSFDYNMNSELGKLVLNPDVTVRQRGVVEKCTFCVQRIQEKKLEAKAEDRELRDGEILTACQQSCPTDAIQFGNLLDKKSAVSQSNDTGRMYHLLESLHTLPSTSYLTKVRNKEA comes from the coding sequence ATGGAGAAGAAATACTGGCAAAGTCTGGAAAATTACAAGGAACTGAAAAAAAACCGTGTTTCAGAAAAAGAAGCCATGCCCGAATTTTCCATCGAAGGTTTGGAAGAATCTGAAGTGAAAGGAAAATCGAGCCGTCGTGATTTCTTGAAAATGATGGGTTTTTCGGTGGGAGCAGTGGCGCTGGTCTCCAGCTGTCAAATGCCTGTCCGGAAAGCAATTCCTTTGTTAAACCGGCCGCAGGAGCTTACTCCCGGTGTCCCTAATTATTATGCTTCCACTTTTTTTGATGGTGATGAATATTGCAGCATTCTCGTGAAAACCCGCGAGAGTCGCCCGATTAAAATTGAAGGAAATGAGCTTTCACCCATTTCGCAACGGGGAACCACAGCCCGCGTACAGGCTTCTGTGCTTGACCTCTACGATGATGCCCGGTTGAAAGGCCCGGTAAAAAACGGAAAACAAACCGACTGGAAAACCATAGATAAAGAAATTCAGGCGCAGCTTAACACGCTGAAAACCGAAGGAAAATCGGTAATTCTTCTTACTTCTACGATTATTAGTCCGACTACCCGTAAGCTGATCGGTGATTTTATTCAGGCTTATCCCCATGTAAAATGGGTACAATACGATACTTTGCCCCTGTCGGCGATGCGTCAGGCCAACCAAACCAATTTTGGGAAAGCGGTCATTCCTTATTACCATTTCGAAAATGCTGACGTCATGGTGGGCTTTAATGCCGATTTTCTGGGAACCTGGCTGATGCCGGTGACTTTCTCCAAGCAGTTTGCCAAAGGACGTAAAATTAAAGACGGACAAACGAAAATGTCGCGTTTGTACCAATTCGAAACCAATATGTCACTCACCGGTTCCAATGCCGATTACCGGTATCAGATTAAGCCTTCCGAAGAGGCGGCTGTCTTGCTTAAACTGTACAATACATTAGCTAAGAAAACAGGTAATACGTTGTATCCGGCCCCGTCGGTGAAAACAGATGTAAAGCGTGTGGCTGCGGACCTGCTTCGGTCTAAAGGAAAATCGCTGGTGGTTTCAGGAACCAACGACTTGCAAATTCAGTTGATTGTCAATGCTATCAATGCTCTTTTAGATAATTATGGAAAAACCATTGACCTGAATACGCCGGTTTATCTGAAACAGGGACAGGAAAAAGAGATGAAAGCGGCATTGAAGGAAATGCAGTCGGGTAAAGCCGGTGGCATTCTCTTTTACAATGTTAATCCGGCTTATGATTGTGTTCATGCTCCGGATTTGGCCAAAGCGGTGAAAAAGTTACCGTTAAAAGTTTCATTTGCTTCCACAATGGACGAAACAGCTGCATTGTGCGATTATGTTTGTCCGGATAATAATTACCTGGAGTCGTGGAACGATGCAGAGCCGGCCGCCGGATTTTACAGCTTTACCCAGCCCGCTATCCGGCCTATTTTTGATACGCGGCAATTTCAGGAGAGCCTGTTAACCTGGATGGGTGCCAAACAGAGCTTCTCCGATTATTTGGAAAATAATTGGAAAACAACCTATTATCCCAAACAAAAAGAATATTCAAGTTTCGACAAGTTTTGGTTTAAATGTAAACAGGACGGCGTTTTTTATCTTGCAGAAACAGAAACAGCCCAGCCGGCTTTTAAACCGGCCCGGTTAAAAGTTTCCCGCCCGGCGGCAAAAGGCCTGGAACTGGCATTGTATGAAAAAATTGCCATGGGAACCGGTAAACATGCCAATAATCCCTGGCTGCAGGAGATGCCCGATCCGGTTTCCACAGCCACGTGGGATAATTATGTTACGGTTTCACCGGCTTATGCCGATGCCCAGGGGTTGAAACAGGAAGATGTGGTGAAAATCAACGGAAAGATAGAACTTCCTGTGTTGATTCAGCCGGGGCAAACCGAAGGAACCATTGGTATTGCGGTAGGATATGGACGAACCCATGCGGGAAAAGTCGGTGATGGCATCGGAAAAAATGTTTTTCATCTGTTGAATACAGATGGCGGAACAAAAAAATTGTTGGGAACATCTGTTACGTTGACCAAGACCTCCAAAACTTATCCGTTGGCACTTACCCAGACCCATCATGTGATGGAAGGCCGTCCTATTGTACGTGAAACGGTGCTCGGAGAGTTTATTAAGAATCCGGCAGCAGGTAATGAAGAGCATGAGAAATTCCTGAAGAGTGAAAATTTCAGCCTTTATCCTGAACCGAAATTTGATGCTTTCCAGTGGGGACTTTCCATCGATCTGAATAGCTGTACCGGTTGTAGTAACTGTTTGATCTCCTGTCAGGCAGAAAACAATGTGGCGGTGGTAGGAAAAGAACAGGTAAAACTGGGACGGATTATGCACTGGATCCGGATTGACCGCTATTATTCCGAAATGGCTGATGATCCGGAAGTGTTCCACATGCCGGTGATGTGCCAGCAGTGTGACAATGCACCGTGCGAAAATGTATGTCCGGTGGCGGCTACCACACACAGCGATGAAGGATTGAACCAAATGGCCTATAACCGCTGTATCGGAACCCGCTATTGTATGAACAACTGTCCGTATAAAGTGCGGCGTTTCAACTGGTACGAATACGTGAACAACAACAGTTTTGATTATAACATGAACAGCGAACTGGGCAAACTGGTATTAAATCCGGATGTAACCGTTCGTCAGCGTGGGGTAGTGGAAAAATGTACGTTCTGTGTACAACGTATCCAGGAGAAAAAACTGGAAGCCAAAGCCGAAGATCGTGAATTACGTGACGGTGAAATTTTAACGGCCTGTCAGCAAAGTTGTCCTACCGATGCCATTCAGTTTGGAAATCTGCTGGACAAGAAAAGTGCTGTCAGTCAGTCCAACGATACCGGCCGGATGTATCATCTGCTCGAATCGTTGCATACGCTGCCTTCCACAAGCTATTTAACTAAAGTAAGAAATAAAGAAGCATAA